Proteins from a genomic interval of Sulfurimonas sp. HSL3-2:
- the nifE gene encoding nitrogenase iron-molybdenum cofactor biosynthesis protein NifE: protein MVNRAKIKELMNESACSHNKDKKKGEGCDKPKPGLAAGGCAFDGAQISLFPYADAVHLVHGPQTCLGASWETRETLTSYKGRDHTVMGFTTGITTNDVIFGGDKRLADSIDYIMQNYKPEAIFVYSTCVTALVGDDIDMTCSIASEKHGVPVVPVHAPGFVGGKNLGSRLAGEAVLENLIGTKEPETTTPYDINLIGDYNVTGDMWQYLPIFEKIGIRVLSSMSGDGRVGDIRCAHRAKLNVIVCAKSLITLCRKMQENYGIPWISVSFYGKRDTTFAIMEIVKALGDEALIKKAEAVIAEEEAKLEEALKEYKVLFAGKKAVLNTGGNKAWSIASGLQDLGIEVVATSIRKSTEDDIAKAREYLGENGLLMKAPASEQAKAIDERGAHILLAGGRSLYTAIKKKISFIDVNQEKKVSYGGYNGLLNLAEDLKHAFANPVFANVSKKAPWEAE from the coding sequence ATGGTAAACCGTGCGAAGATAAAAGAGCTGATGAACGAGAGTGCCTGCTCGCACAATAAAGATAAAAAAAAGGGTGAAGGTTGTGATAAACCTAAACCGGGACTTGCTGCGGGAGGATGTGCATTCGACGGTGCGCAGATCTCACTTTTTCCTTACGCAGATGCCGTCCACTTAGTTCACGGACCGCAGACCTGTCTGGGTGCATCTTGGGAGACAAGAGAGACACTTACCTCTTATAAAGGGCGGGACCATACCGTGATGGGTTTTACCACCGGTATCACGACAAATGACGTCATATTCGGCGGAGATAAACGTCTTGCTGACTCTATAGACTACATCATGCAAAACTACAAACCCGAAGCGATCTTCGTCTACTCTACTTGTGTGACCGCACTTGTGGGAGATGATATAGATATGACATGTTCCATCGCAAGTGAAAAACACGGAGTCCCAGTCGTGCCTGTTCATGCACCGGGATTTGTCGGCGGGAAAAACCTCGGTTCCCGTCTTGCCGGCGAAGCGGTTTTAGAAAACCTTATAGGCACGAAAGAACCTGAAACAACGACTCCGTACGACATAAACCTCATAGGTGACTATAACGTAACGGGCGATATGTGGCAGTATCTTCCTATCTTTGAAAAGATAGGGATCAGAGTACTAAGCTCGATGAGCGGTGACGGACGTGTCGGCGACATAAGATGTGCCCACCGTGCAAAACTCAATGTCATCGTGTGTGCAAAATCACTTATAACACTTTGTAGAAAGATGCAGGAAAACTATGGTATTCCTTGGATATCTGTCTCGTTTTACGGAAAACGTGATACGACTTTTGCGATCATGGAGATAGTAAAAGCTCTGGGTGACGAAGCACTTATCAAAAAAGCCGAGGCTGTCATAGCTGAGGAAGAGGCAAAACTTGAAGAAGCACTGAAAGAGTACAAGGTGCTTTTTGCAGGTAAAAAAGCGGTTCTCAACACCGGAGGGAACAAGGCTTGGTCTATCGCTTCGGGACTTCAAGACCTGGGTATAGAAGTCGTCGCTACTTCTATCCGTAAATCGACAGAAGACGATATCGCAAAGGCAAGAGAGTATCTCGGAGAAAACGGTCTTCTTATGAAAGCACCTGCAAGCGAGCAGGCAAAAGCGATAGATGAAAGAGGTGCTCACATCCTTCTTGCAGGCGGGAGAAGCCTTTATACCGCTATCAAGAAAAAGATATCTTTTATC
- a CDS encoding hemerythrin family protein has product MMNEDLHVKIPVMDEKHDEFLTLLKNIQSCEKNEFLPLFKEMIEHTKEHFAFEEELMNKHEFYAKQEHFDEHKTLLGEMEYFYEKAQKLPMFGKSYINDYAYDKFKRHIVNIDSQLAMFLKEKNIFIK; this is encoded by the coding sequence ATGATGAACGAAGATTTACATGTAAAGATACCGGTCATGGATGAGAAGCATGACGAGTTTTTAACACTCCTAAAAAATATTCAGTCTTGTGAAAAAAACGAATTTCTACCTCTTTTTAAAGAGATGATAGAACATACAAAAGAGCACTTTGCTTTTGAAGAGGAGTTGATGAACAAACATGAGTTTTATGCAAAACAGGAACATTTTGACGAACATAAGACTCTGCTTGGAGAGATGGAGTATTTTTATGAAAAAGCGCAGAAGCTGCCTATGTTTGGGAAGTCATATATAAACGACTACGCTTACGATAAGTTCAAACGCCATATCGTCAACATAGACTCTCAGCTTGCGATGTTTTTAAAAGAGAAAAATATCTTTATAAAATAG
- a CDS encoding iron-containing alcohol dehydrogenase, giving the protein MNDFTYYNPTKIEFGKDKENKIGEYIKDSGVQSVLLVYGTGSIKQSGLYEKVIASLNKNGIKFQELAGVVSNPLLSKVNEGIELVDEYKLDAVLGVGGGSVVDSAKAIAAGAKYNGDVWDFYVGKVQISEALPVFTVMTLSAAASEMNGNSVVTNDETRQKYSVGSVLLNPVVSVINPELMATVSQEYLAYSAVDVIAHSIEVYFTATDHPKFNSRIVESIIKSIMETTEALIKDPNDYDARGEFAWVAIQALNGLTPSGTGGGNFPNHMIEHSLSALYNVAHGAGLAVVIPAWMKWYKEQNLPQFTRFAKEIFDVDNADEGIKRLESWFSKIGAPVTLNEAGIPNDAIEELSENASGLAKVWGMGESYSKEVIKEILQKAQ; this is encoded by the coding sequence ATGAACGATTTTACATATTACAATCCCACAAAAATAGAATTTGGTAAAGATAAAGAGAATAAGATAGGCGAGTATATAAAAGATTCCGGTGTACAAAGCGTACTGCTGGTCTACGGGACAGGCAGCATAAAACAGAGCGGTCTGTACGAAAAGGTTATAGCCTCATTAAACAAAAACGGTATCAAATTCCAAGAGCTTGCAGGCGTTGTCAGCAACCCTCTTTTAAGTAAGGTCAATGAAGGGATCGAACTTGTCGATGAGTATAAGCTTGACGCCGTCTTAGGCGTCGGCGGCGGTTCTGTCGTAGACAGTGCAAAAGCGATAGCCGCCGGTGCAAAATATAACGGCGATGTCTGGGACTTTTACGTCGGCAAAGTGCAGATATCTGAAGCACTGCCCGTATTTACAGTAATGACACTCTCTGCAGCGGCAAGCGAGATGAACGGTAACTCCGTAGTGACAAATGATGAGACGAGACAAAAATATTCTGTCGGTTCAGTATTGCTAAACCCTGTAGTCTCGGTCATCAATCCTGAACTTATGGCGACTGTGAGTCAAGAGTATCTTGCATACTCCGCGGTGGATGTCATAGCCCACAGTATTGAGGTCTATTTTACGGCGACAGACCATCCGAAGTTCAATTCAAGAATCGTAGAGTCGATCATTAAAAGCATTATGGAGACAACAGAAGCTCTTATAAAAGATCCAAACGATTACGATGCACGCGGTGAGTTTGCATGGGTGGCGATCCAAGCACTAAACGGACTTACTCCATCGGGAACAGGCGGCGGAAACTTTCCAAACCATATGATAGAGCACTCTCTTTCTGCTTTATACAATGTAGCACACGGAGCAGGACTTGCTGTTGTCATACCTGCATGGATGAAATGGTACAAAGAACAAAACCTGCCGCAGTTTACAAGATTTGCAAAAGAAATATTTGATGTAGACAATGCAGATGAAGGGATCAAAAGACTTGAAAGCTGGTTCTCTAAAATAGGTGCTCCCGTGACTTTAAACGAGGCAGGGATTCCAAATGATGCGATTGAGGAACTCTCAGAAAATGCAAGCGGACTGGCTAAAGTCTGGGGCATGGGCGAAAGCTATTCAAAAGAGGTCATCAAAGAGATCCTGCAAAAAGCACAATAG
- the cowN gene encoding N(2)-fixation sustaining protein CowN, with translation MTTKDRYITFENIDCYNDAKAVLDAMYELFSIKPESKNEFWERFETKLPDDYATTPVDDLGRDTLYQVCSNVFYIEELFETYEFEKGLESLKTTEFDCC, from the coding sequence TTGACTACAAAAGACAGGTATATCACTTTTGAAAACATCGACTGCTATAACGATGCAAAAGCAGTTTTGGATGCTATGTACGAGCTTTTTTCTATCAAACCGGAATCAAAAAACGAGTTTTGGGAACGTTTTGAGACGAAGCTGCCTGATGACTATGCGACCACACCCGTCGATGATCTAGGACGTGATACACTCTATCAGGTATGTTCAAATGTCTTTTATATAGAAGAGCTTTTTGAAACCTATGAGTTTGAAAAAGGGTTGGAGTCTCTAAAGACAACAGAATTCGACTGCTGTTAA
- a CDS encoding GNAT family N-acetyltransferase, with amino-acid sequence MPNYHLERLSRENYISSLETIEDPRTLRFANMSLTWWDKQFGWYTQGCIALTDEENTHLSYIFFKIDRYKEYITVHNIFTQYSMRRNGYAHELLKMVFDFAITENVKRFKLTSISNSLDFYLSMGFTYWGVNSVGDYYCDLPMPLNGLDGVESMTESSDTATLIGKKFETIHAKVVDNETNLSDSKTVTYKNDVEKMGESYMLNELMDIKN; translated from the coding sequence ATGCCTAATTACCATTTAGAGCGTCTCAGTCGTGAGAACTATATCAGTTCACTTGAAACGATCGAAGATCCAAGAACATTGAGGTTTGCAAATATGTCGCTTACCTGGTGGGATAAACAGTTTGGCTGGTATACACAAGGATGTATCGCATTGACTGATGAAGAAAACACCCATCTAAGTTATATCTTTTTTAAGATCGACCGGTATAAAGAGTATATAACCGTGCACAATATCTTCACTCAGTATTCAATGCGGAGAAACGGGTATGCGCATGAACTTTTAAAGATGGTCTTTGATTTTGCGATAACTGAGAATGTGAAGCGTTTTAAACTCACTTCTATTTCAAACTCTCTCGATTTTTATCTCTCTATGGGATTTACATATTGGGGAGTAAACAGTGTGGGCGATTACTATTGTGACCTTCCGATGCCTTTAAACGGGCTTGACGGAGTCGAATCGATGACCGAGAGTTCAGATACGGCTACACTTATCGGCAAAAAATTCGAAACAATTCATGCCAAAGTCGTAGACAATGAGACAAATCTCAGTGATTCTAAGACAGTAACCTACAAAAATGACGTAGAAAAAATGGGGGAAAGTTATATGTTAAACGAATTGATGGATATAAAGAACTAA
- a CDS encoding ankyrin repeat domain-containing protein, translated as MNETTLAWMKENSYDINNLNLQGNYGNTALMKASREGNFEISSELLKAGADIGIKNVDGNTALWLSCFGENPEVVKLLIDAGIEIDTLNVNGVTPLMYAASSGKESMVKMLLDAGADVKIKNPDDFTALDLAVTPKILKMLRGK; from the coding sequence ATGAATGAAACGACATTGGCATGGATGAAAGAAAACAGCTACGATATAAATAACCTAAACCTTCAAGGAAATTACGGCAACACAGCTTTGATGAAAGCTTCACGTGAAGGAAATTTTGAGATAAGTTCAGAGTTGCTAAAAGCCGGAGCCGATATTGGTATAAAAAACGTTGACGGCAACACGGCACTCTGGCTTTCCTGTTTTGGAGAGAATCCAGAAGTCGTAAAACTGCTTATAGATGCGGGCATAGAGATAGATACTTTAAACGTAAACGGGGTGACACCTCTCATGTATGCGGCTTCAAGCGGTAAAGAGAGTATGGTCAAGATGCTTCTTGACGCAGGTGCAGATGTAAAGATAAAAAATCCAGATGATTTCACGGCACTTGATCTTGCCGTGACACCGAAGATCCTAAAGATGCTGCGTGGCAAGTAA
- a CDS encoding CHASE2 domain-containing protein, whose translation MKKSTLLLGFLFTFVIYAAVFYSGVIEYYDLKVYDYTYKVADLYKKETKAPVVIIDIDEKSLAALGQWPWSRVVLANLVKSIGDQKPASIGFDIIFPEYDKTSPKEMLSFYDRYFSTKIKIDGLPNELMDNDKLFAQILKETRTVLAVYLSNKIHPNGHCFIPENNILSSSDSQKYHEASYMLCNIQELQKEASGIGFINSQRDADGLFRRTSLFIKYHDKVIPSLGLATLSSVDKLNVADDKISVLGQSFHTGENAEVLLDFHNTKDYQVLSAVDVLTGNTDLTKLRGKFVLIGTSAVGLHDRYMISPSKTIPGVFVHAALIDNIMNDNLKYQPENLKKVSFFISMFLSLLLVYLLIKRDYLKLFILFTSAILIECFLGVYYLDRNIYISSGYFLIPFIIYFFIINLIVIIIDYKDRQKFIQDLVKAHSATLDSMALVAETRDTDTGAHIVRTKNYVALLVDHMHTNKMCKDRLTKNYRDLIFRAAPLHDIGKVGIPDKILQKPGKLTEEEFEIMKTHTTLGKNIIEHAIEGNEENEFLQIAYNIAYYHHEKWNGSGYPVGLKKEEIPLEARLMAISDVYDALISRRCYKEGFTYEEAEQIIIEGRGTHFDPVLVDIFIEIKEKFKEVAERIIE comes from the coding sequence ATGAAAAAGTCGACGCTTCTTTTAGGTTTTCTCTTTACTTTTGTCATATATGCAGCGGTATTTTACAGCGGTGTTATAGAATATTACGATCTTAAGGTATATGACTATACATACAAAGTCGCTGATCTATATAAGAAAGAGACTAAGGCTCCTGTTGTGATCATCGATATCGATGAGAAGAGTTTGGCTGCTTTAGGACAGTGGCCGTGGTCACGCGTAGTTCTGGCAAATCTTGTCAAGTCGATAGGTGATCAGAAGCCGGCCAGCATAGGTTTTGATATTATATTTCCTGAGTATGATAAGACCTCTCCAAAAGAGATGTTATCGTTTTATGACAGATATTTTTCGACAAAGATCAAAATAGACGGGCTTCCAAATGAACTTATGGATAATGACAAACTTTTTGCTCAAATATTAAAAGAGACAAGAACTGTTCTCGCGGTTTATCTGAGTAATAAGATACATCCAAACGGACACTGCTTCATCCCTGAAAACAACATACTTTCTTCGTCAGATTCACAAAAGTATCATGAAGCAAGCTATATGTTGTGTAATATACAAGAGCTCCAGAAAGAGGCTTCGGGTATAGGTTTTATAAACTCTCAAAGAGATGCCGACGGTCTGTTTAGAAGAACATCGCTGTTTATTAAATATCATGATAAAGTCATACCGTCTCTGGGACTTGCGACTCTTTCAAGCGTTGACAAGTTGAATGTCGCTGATGACAAGATATCTGTGCTGGGGCAAAGTTTTCATACGGGAGAAAATGCTGAGGTCCTGCTTGATTTTCATAACACAAAAGATTATCAGGTACTTTCAGCAGTGGATGTCCTTACCGGCAATACCGATCTGACAAAATTAAGAGGGAAGTTTGTCCTTATAGGTACATCTGCAGTCGGTCTGCATGACAGATATATGATCTCTCCTTCAAAGACGATCCCGGGTGTATTTGTTCATGCGGCATTGATCGACAATATTATGAATGATAATCTAAAGTATCAGCCTGAAAACCTTAAAAAAGTCAGCTTCTTTATTTCGATGTTTTTGTCGCTTCTGTTGGTGTATCTGTTAATTAAAAGGGATTATTTAAAACTTTTTATTCTCTTTACATCGGCTATATTGATCGAATGTTTTCTGGGAGTTTACTACTTAGACCGTAATATCTACATCTCATCGGGATATTTTCTGATCCCATTTATTATCTACTTCTTTATCATAAACCTTATCGTTATCATTATCGACTATAAGGACAGACAAAAGTTTATACAGGATCTTGTCAAAGCACATTCTGCGACTTTAGACAGTATGGCACTGGTTGCTGAGACAAGAGATACAGATACGGGTGCGCATATTGTAAGGACAAAGAACTACGTTGCACTTTTAGTAGATCATATGCATACAAACAAGATGTGTAAAGACAGGCTGACGAAGAACTATAGAGATCTTATATTCAGGGCTGCACCTTTGCATGATATCGGTAAAGTAGGGATCCCTGATAAGATACTGCAAAAACCGGGGAAATTGACAGAAGAGGAGTTTGAGATCATGAAGACTCATACGACACTCGGAAAAAATATCATTGAACATGCTATAGAGGGCAATGAAGAAAACGAGTTCTTACAGATCGCATACAACATCGCATACTATCATCATGAAAAGTGGAACGGAAGCGGTTATCCTGTCGGTTTAAAGAAAGAGGAGATCCCTCTTGAAGCACGTTTGATGGCGATCTCTGATGTATATGATGCGCTTATAAGCAGACGGTGTTACAAAGAGGGATTTACTTATGAAGAGGCTGAGCAGATCATAATCGAAGGAAGAGGGACGCATTTTGATCCCGTGCTTGTAGATATCTTTATTGAGATAAAAGAGAAGTTCAAAGAGGTAGCGGAGCGTATAATAGAGTAG
- a CDS encoding OmpA family protein, which yields MEPLVVIAWLGILIAGILSNQTTTVVLADNGKTENAIVVKTKKGSVVLDKPGTYVSLTSQESPPSSVKVMTQEEMNTKFKSAIASTPLKPISVLLYFKSNSNELTDESKAKLPQILKDIKDRMPCEVNIIGHTDTKGSQEHNVELSLERANSVKEWIQSECVDTLKLKVESYGESNLLVPTADDVSEEKNRRVELLIR from the coding sequence ATGGAACCATTAGTAGTAATAGCTTGGCTTGGTATATTAATTGCCGGAATACTAAGCAATCAAACGACTACAGTTGTACTTGCAGATAATGGAAAAACAGAAAATGCTATCGTCGTAAAGACAAAAAAAGGTTCAGTCGTTCTTGATAAACCTGGCACATATGTAAGCCTTACATCACAAGAGAGCCCCCCGAGCAGCGTAAAAGTCATGACACAAGAGGAGATGAACACTAAGTTCAAAAGTGCGATCGCAAGTACGCCTTTAAAACCTATAAGTGTCCTGTTATATTTTAAAAGCAATTCCAATGAGTTGACAGATGAGTCTAAAGCGAAACTGCCGCAGATACTCAAAGATATTAAAGACCGGATGCCTTGTGAGGTAAATATTATCGGTCATACCGATACGAAGGGTTCACAAGAGCATAATGTCGAGTTGTCGTTAGAGAGAGCCAACAGTGTCAAAGAGTGGATTCAGTCGGAATGCGTAGATACTCTTAAGTTAAAAGTGGAGTCTTACGGTGAGTCAAACCTGTTGGTACCGACTGCCGATGATGTCTCGGAAGAGAAAAACCGCAGAGTCGAACTGCTGATAAGATGA
- a CDS encoding FecR family protein, with amino-acid sequence MLRIPLLMLLFISYLFSADIAIVKKLDGEVFAKRKSEMVKLKVGDQLHEGDTLITQLHSSIGIIFHDGTIVSLGEKSILSIDQYLFKPVDKDFKFDIDLHKGIASFESGKISELSPESVKFKVPEGTIGIRGTKFYVEVK; translated from the coding sequence CCTACTTATTTTCAGCGGATATCGCTATTGTCAAAAAGTTAGACGGTGAAGTCTTCGCTAAAAGAAAGAGTGAAATGGTCAAACTAAAAGTCGGTGATCAGCTTCATGAAGGTGATACTCTTATTACACAACTACATAGTAGTATAGGGATCATATTTCATGACGGAACTATTGTGTCATTAGGCGAAAAAAGTATTCTTTCAATAGACCAATACCTTTTTAAACCTGTTGATAAAGATTTCAAGTTCGATATAGATCTGCACAAAGGGATAGCATCCTTTGAATCCGGTAAGATCAGTGAACTTTCTCCAGAATCCGTCAAATTTAAAGTCCCCGAAGGAACAATCGGGATACGAGGTACGAAGTTTTATGTGGAGGTCAAGTGA